Proteins from a genomic interval of Lysobacter arenosi:
- a CDS encoding sigma-70 region 4 domain-containing protein gives MSVSSPSHNPTPPPALSAFLRGVERRGAVLAELQAGDAGLGDAALAAAMAQFRGEAESLAMPAWPTRFWSLLLAQPQLRSRTAVALPIDVTDRLGELGSGPRAALLLRVAAGLSEDEGAAVLGVSQPSFRLALQRALPHHEDGRADPEAWQRLREQIHRRIKTLPTDRLVRLSAARDAVMRGPAPASASAATPVARPRPRWLMASLWVLLVTCVLALAASFVWPDLVTPWQRALGLEPGVKRVRVEPLPEGDEPAARYSPETALIAHRDFDLLADPQAQADARDLEFHSWYAAQQDAGVTEPTPPTDVPPVDAIAPSPAAGPPAGSETETESSDAP, from the coding sequence ATGAGCGTTTCTTCCCCCTCCCACAACCCGACTCCGCCCCCCGCACTGTCCGCGTTCCTGCGCGGCGTGGAGCGTCGTGGCGCGGTCCTGGCCGAGCTCCAGGCTGGTGATGCCGGCCTGGGCGATGCCGCCCTGGCGGCGGCGATGGCGCAGTTCCGGGGCGAGGCCGAGTCGCTGGCAATGCCAGCCTGGCCGACCCGGTTCTGGAGCCTGCTGCTGGCCCAGCCGCAGCTGCGCAGCCGCACTGCGGTGGCCTTGCCGATCGATGTGACCGACCGCCTTGGCGAGCTCGGCAGCGGCCCGCGTGCGGCCTTGCTGCTGCGGGTGGCCGCCGGGCTGTCGGAAGACGAGGGCGCGGCCGTGCTGGGCGTGTCCCAGCCCAGCTTCCGCCTGGCGCTGCAGCGGGCGCTGCCGCACCACGAGGATGGCCGCGCCGATCCGGAGGCGTGGCAGCGACTGCGCGAGCAGATCCATCGCCGCATCAAGACCCTGCCGACCGACCGCCTGGTGCGGCTCAGCGCTGCCCGCGACGCGGTCATGCGCGGTCCGGCACCGGCATCGGCGTCTGCCGCGACGCCTGTGGCGCGACCACGGCCGCGCTGGCTGATGGCCTCGCTGTGGGTGCTGCTGGTGACGTGCGTGCTGGCGCTGGCGGCCAGCTTCGTCTGGCCCGACCTGGTGACGCCCTGGCAGCGCGCGCTGGGCCTGGAGCCGGGCGTGAAACGCGTTCGCGTGGAACCGTTGCCGGAAGGCGACGAGCCGGCCGCGCGCTATTCCCCCGAAACCGCCCTGATCGCCCACCGCGACTTCGACCTGCTGGCCGATCCGCAGGCGCAGGCAGACGCCCGCGACCTCGAGTTCCACAGCTGGTACGCCGCGCAACAGGACGCGGGCGTGACCGAGCCGACGCCACCCACCGACGTGCCGCCAGTCGACGCGATCGCACCGTCTCCGGCGGCCGGACCGCCGGCGGGCAGCGAGACCGAGACGGAGTCCTCCGATGCGCCGTAA
- a CDS encoding MATE family efflux transporter, whose product MSPPSSLAIPARKGLLGEVRTTAILAAPLVGGHVSTGLIAFVDNVLAGHHSTTTLASVTIGTALWWLPMMVPIGTLLSVPPSVSQLDGAGQREQIGALFRQALWLALGLGLVLFAFLTFIPLALAPMGITAEIIPGATAFLHGIRWGVVALTLFFCMRYLSEGLHWTLPTLVLSAGGLLVLLPVGYVLTFGKFGLPEMGAGGLGVASAIMLWMQAIGFAVVLWRSKRFADLKLFERFDLPEWSIIRGLLATGLPIGVTVLMEGGLFIATALLMGRLGEVPAAAHQIAINLATLCFMVPMGLAEATTVRVGHALGRGDFAGVRRAAYAGYTIVIGTQLFSGLVLLTGNDLLVSFYTGDAAVATLAASLLLYAAAFQFPDGVQVLSAGALRGLKDTRVPMLLAAMAYWGIGMPLGAGLGLGLGWGPKGMWIGLIAGLTVAALLLCTRFLRSSQPDRLVMRGP is encoded by the coding sequence ATGTCCCCGCCTTCTTCCCTCGCCATTCCCGCCCGCAAGGGGCTGCTCGGCGAAGTCCGCACCACCGCCATCCTCGCCGCGCCGCTGGTGGGCGGGCACGTTTCGACCGGCCTGATCGCCTTCGTCGACAACGTCCTGGCCGGCCACCACAGCACCACCACGCTGGCGTCGGTCACCATCGGCACCGCGCTGTGGTGGCTGCCGATGATGGTGCCGATCGGCACGCTGCTGTCGGTGCCGCCGTCGGTCTCGCAGCTCGACGGCGCCGGCCAGCGCGAGCAGATCGGTGCGCTGTTCCGGCAGGCGCTGTGGCTGGCTCTCGGGCTGGGGCTGGTGCTGTTCGCGTTCCTGACCTTCATCCCGCTGGCGCTGGCGCCGATGGGCATCACCGCCGAGATCATTCCCGGCGCGACCGCATTCCTTCACGGCATCCGCTGGGGCGTGGTGGCGCTGACGCTGTTCTTCTGCATGCGCTATCTCAGCGAAGGCCTGCACTGGACTTTGCCGACTCTGGTGTTGAGCGCCGGCGGCCTGCTGGTGCTGTTGCCGGTCGGCTACGTGCTCACCTTCGGCAAGTTCGGCTTGCCGGAGATGGGTGCCGGCGGCCTTGGCGTGGCCTCGGCGATCATGCTGTGGATGCAGGCGATTGGCTTCGCGGTCGTGCTGTGGCGGTCCAAGCGTTTCGCCGACCTCAAGCTGTTCGAGCGCTTCGACCTGCCCGAGTGGTCGATCATCCGCGGCCTGCTCGCCACCGGCTTGCCGATCGGCGTGACGGTGTTGATGGAAGGCGGCCTGTTCATAGCCACCGCGCTGTTGATGGGCCGCCTGGGCGAGGTGCCGGCGGCCGCGCACCAGATCGCGATCAACCTGGCGACGCTGTGCTTCATGGTGCCGATGGGCCTGGCCGAGGCGACCACCGTGCGTGTCGGCCATGCGCTGGGCCGCGGCGATTTCGCCGGGGTGCGCCGTGCCGCCTATGCCGGCTACACGATCGTGATTGGCACCCAGCTGTTCTCCGGACTGGTGCTGCTGACCGGCAACGACCTGCTGGTCAGCTTCTACACCGGCGACGCCGCGGTGGCGACGCTGGCCGCGTCCCTGCTGCTGTATGCGGCGGCGTTCCAGTTCCCCGACGGTGTGCAGGTCCTGTCCGCCGGGGCACTGCGTGGCCTCAAGGACACGCGGGTGCCGATGCTGCTCGCGGCGATGGCCTACTGGGGCATCGGCATGCCGCTCGGCGCCGGCCTCGGGCTGGGCCTGGGCTGGGGGCCCAAGGGCATGTGGATCGGCCTGATTGCCGGACTCACCGTGGCCGCGCTGCTGCTGTGCACCCGGTTCCTGCGCTCGAGCCAGCCCGACCGGCTGGTCATGCGCGGCCCTTGA
- a CDS encoding DUF3106 domain-containing protein produces the protein MRRNRRLLPLALLLAITSAGSTPPELRDVLARLPPKAHAQLQRQTQQWASWSPQQRADYSRRAAQWDALPRSERDAIRERYQAWRALPAQDQVRIQAAATQLATMPAEQQRAWRAQFDALDRSERRGWLLGPALGGDYAMLQPLLAQVPEQEHAALMQALRTMTPQQRKDLGVLAQRTPPTRREALRRGLLAAGADGRGDWLWQQMQH, from the coding sequence ATGCGCCGTAACCGTCGGCTCCTTCCCTTGGCGCTGTTGCTGGCCATCACTTCGGCCGGGTCGACCCCGCCGGAGCTGCGCGACGTCCTGGCCAGGCTGCCACCGAAAGCGCACGCGCAATTGCAGCGGCAAACGCAGCAGTGGGCGTCCTGGTCGCCGCAGCAGCGCGCGGACTATTCCCGACGCGCGGCGCAATGGGATGCCCTGCCGCGAAGCGAACGCGATGCGATTCGCGAGCGTTACCAGGCCTGGCGTGCGCTACCGGCGCAGGACCAGGTCCGCATCCAGGCGGCCGCCACGCAGCTGGCGACGATGCCAGCCGAGCAGCAGCGCGCCTGGCGGGCGCAGTTCGACGCGCTCGATCGCAGCGAACGTCGTGGCTGGTTGCTCGGCCCCGCGCTTGGCGGTGACTACGCCATGTTGCAGCCGCTGCTGGCGCAGGTGCCGGAGCAGGAACACGCGGCGCTGATGCAGGCGCTGCGGACGATGACGCCGCAGCAGCGCAAGGATCTGGGCGTGCTCGCGCAACGAACCCCGCCGACCCGGCGCGAAGCATTGCGTCGCGGCCTGCTGGCCGCCGGTGCCGATGGCCGCGGCGACTGGCTCTGGCAGCAGATGCAGCACTGA
- the sppA gene encoding signal peptide peptidase SppA, with product MNDTARRGPITRFFVGLWDAMNFTRRLVFNLVFFFLLFLFLAIVFSGPRTKPLLDRTTLVIAPEGTLVEQYSSDPLTRALGKALGERGGEVQLRDLVRALDAARQDKRIERVVLDLDELQAGGFASLREVAQAVARVKASGKQVVAFAEMMDQKQYLLAAQANEVYLDPMGGMLLEGLGRYRTYYRQGLQDKLGVDVHLFKVGEYKSAAEPYVLDAASPEAKEADLFWMSDVWQRYLGDVAKARKLDAAQLAQGIEQMPVGIASAQGDLAKFALQTKLVDGLKTREEVDDLLLQRGIADDDAEGGFRQASLDEYLAQLDSGLDAVDLRRPQVAVIVAEGEIRGGEQPPGTVGGESTAALLREARDDDNVKAVVLRVDSPGGEVFASEQIRREVVALKKAGKPVSVSMGDLAASGGYWISMDADRIYADASTITGSIGIFGLIPTIPRALDKIGVHSDGVGTTRFAGAFDITRPLQPEVGQVIQSVIDKGYRDFTGRVATARNKPVEQVDSIARGRVWSGEQAKERGLVDELGGLQQAIDFAASKAKLDKDSYHVRYIEKAATPFERLFTGFIGSRAGGAWLRESDIARSLLAKASPQAAADLRFLEGAIQPTRGVPVKALAYCFCGL from the coding sequence ATGAATGACACTGCCCGTCGTGGCCCGATCACCCGGTTCTTCGTCGGGCTGTGGGATGCGATGAACTTCACCCGCCGGTTGGTCTTCAACCTGGTGTTCTTCTTCCTGTTGTTCCTGTTCCTGGCGATCGTCTTTTCCGGCCCGCGGACCAAGCCGCTGCTCGACCGCACGACGCTGGTCATCGCCCCGGAAGGCACGCTGGTCGAGCAGTACAGCAGCGACCCGCTGACGCGCGCGCTGGGCAAGGCCCTGGGCGAGCGTGGTGGCGAAGTGCAATTGCGCGATCTGGTGCGCGCACTCGATGCGGCGCGCCAGGACAAGCGGATCGAGCGCGTCGTGCTCGACCTCGACGAACTGCAGGCCGGTGGCTTCGCCTCGCTGCGCGAAGTCGCGCAGGCCGTGGCGCGGGTCAAGGCCAGCGGCAAGCAGGTCGTCGCCTTCGCCGAGATGATGGATCAGAAGCAGTACCTGCTCGCCGCGCAGGCGAACGAGGTCTACCTCGACCCGATGGGTGGGATGCTGCTGGAAGGCCTCGGCCGCTACCGCACCTATTACCGCCAGGGCCTGCAGGACAAGCTCGGCGTCGACGTGCATCTGTTCAAGGTCGGCGAGTACAAGTCGGCGGCGGAACCTTACGTGCTCGACGCGGCATCGCCGGAAGCGAAGGAAGCCGACCTGTTCTGGATGAGCGACGTCTGGCAACGCTACCTCGGCGACGTCGCCAAGGCGCGCAAGCTCGACGCCGCGCAGCTGGCGCAGGGCATCGAGCAGATGCCGGTCGGCATCGCCAGCGCCCAGGGCGACCTGGCGAAGTTCGCGCTGCAGACCAAGCTGGTCGACGGCCTGAAGACGCGTGAAGAGGTCGATGACCTGCTGTTGCAGCGTGGCATCGCCGACGACGACGCCGAAGGCGGTTTCCGCCAGGCCTCGCTCGACGAGTACCTGGCGCAGCTCGACAGTGGCCTGGACGCGGTCGACCTGCGTCGCCCGCAGGTCGCGGTGATCGTGGCCGAAGGCGAGATCCGCGGCGGCGAGCAGCCGCCGGGCACGGTCGGTGGCGAGTCCACCGCGGCCCTGCTGCGCGAAGCCCGCGACGACGACAACGTGAAGGCGGTGGTGCTGCGCGTGGATTCGCCGGGCGGTGAAGTGTTCGCCTCCGAGCAGATCCGCCGCGAAGTGGTCGCGCTGAAGAAGGCCGGCAAGCCGGTGTCGGTGTCGATGGGCGACCTGGCCGCTTCGGGTGGTTACTGGATCTCGATGGATGCCGACCGCATCTACGCCGATGCCTCGACCATCACCGGTTCGATCGGCATCTTTGGTCTCATCCCGACCATTCCGCGCGCACTCGACAAGATCGGCGTGCATTCCGATGGCGTCGGCACCACGCGCTTCGCCGGTGCCTTCGACATCACCCGTCCGCTGCAGCCGGAAGTCGGCCAGGTGATCCAGTCGGTGATCGACAAGGGTTACCGCGACTTCACCGGTCGCGTTGCCACGGCCCGCAACAAGCCGGTCGAGCAGGTCGACTCGATCGCCCGCGGCCGCGTCTGGAGCGGCGAGCAGGCCAAGGAGCGCGGTCTGGTCGACGAGCTGGGCGGCCTGCAACAGGCAATCGATTTCGCCGCCAGCAAGGCCAAGCTCGACAAGGACAGCTACCACGTGCGCTACATCGAGAAGGCGGCGACGCCGTTCGAGCGCCTCTTCACCGGCTTCATCGGCAGTCGCGCCGGCGGTGCCTGGCTGCGTGAGTCCGACATTGCACGCAGCCTGTTGGCGAAGGCCTCGCCGCAGGCCGCGGCCGACCTGCGCTTCCTCGAAGGCGCGATCCAGCCGACGCGGGGCGTGCCGGTCAAGGCGCTGGCGTACTGCTTCTGCGGCTTGTGA
- a CDS encoding TonB-dependent siderophore receptor: MSPARSALVSRHALALALAAAVTAPVAANAQTASPSATELDSVEVHAPLARSSGSATKTDTPLREIPASVSVITDQQLRDRAVHGAEEAVWYTAGAQGGGYGPDPRSDWLLVRGFTPARYLDGLALADGSGTSITRIEPFGLERIEVLKGPASVTYGAMPPGGLINYVSKRPVTEALHEVELQVGSYDIAQAAFDFGGALGGSGEWSYRLTGLARNSDDVVDYVHDDRYYIAPALTWKPDEANTLTLLARYQRNDTVAGAGFLPSQGTLLPNPNGKIPMNRFTGEPGYNTYDKTMKSLGWEYSHDFGGGTVFKQNVRYGTTDIDPAVAVGAFGLLADQRTLFRYLWATEEESKNTGIDNQLTFAFNTGRAEHTLLAGLDYRDSRNEYAQAFAFTAPTLDIFNPVYGSQIVPPDYTSRTVQDQDQTGLYIQDQIKLDRWVVTLGGRQDWVGTDTRELIGGTRGHQSDDEFSGRVGVNYLFDNGLAPYIGYSQSFQPTVGTDFNGNAFVPTTGEQIEAGVKYQPAHNRVLATLAVYRLVQENTLTVDPNHTLFSVQQGETEVNGIELEGRWNVGNGFSVYGAYTYTDSEVTKSTDPLSLGKEIALQPEQVASLGADYTITSGALSGLGFGGGVRYTGDHYGDAYNLWQTPSYTLFDAAVHYDVGQWRLQLNANNLTDKEYISACNSAAWCYYGYPRTVAATARFNW, translated from the coding sequence ATGTCCCCTGCGCGCTCCGCCCTTGTCTCCCGCCATGCCCTCGCACTGGCCCTCGCCGCCGCAGTGACCGCACCGGTCGCCGCCAATGCCCAGACGGCCTCGCCGTCGGCCACCGAGCTGGACTCGGTCGAGGTGCATGCGCCCCTGGCCCGCAGCAGCGGCAGCGCGACCAAGACCGATACCCCGCTGCGCGAGATCCCGGCCTCGGTGTCGGTGATCACCGACCAGCAGCTTCGCGACCGCGCCGTGCACGGCGCCGAGGAAGCGGTGTGGTACACGGCCGGCGCCCAGGGCGGCGGCTACGGCCCGGATCCCCGCAGCGACTGGCTGCTGGTGCGCGGCTTCACCCCGGCGCGCTACCTCGACGGCCTCGCCCTGGCCGATGGATCGGGCACCAGCATCACCCGCATCGAGCCGTTCGGCCTGGAGCGCATCGAAGTGCTGAAGGGGCCGGCCTCGGTCACCTACGGCGCGATGCCGCCCGGCGGCCTGATCAACTACGTCAGCAAGCGCCCGGTGACCGAAGCGCTGCATGAAGTCGAACTGCAGGTTGGCAGCTACGACATAGCGCAGGCCGCGTTCGACTTCGGCGGTGCGCTGGGTGGCAGCGGCGAATGGTCCTACCGCCTCACCGGCCTGGCCCGCAACAGCGACGACGTCGTCGACTACGTCCATGACGACCGCTACTACATCGCACCGGCGCTGACCTGGAAGCCGGACGAAGCCAACACCCTGACCCTGCTCGCGCGCTACCAGCGCAACGACACCGTCGCCGGTGCCGGCTTCCTGCCGTCGCAAGGCACGCTGCTGCCGAACCCGAACGGCAAGATCCCGATGAACCGCTTCACCGGCGAGCCGGGCTACAACACCTACGACAAGACGATGAAGTCGCTGGGCTGGGAGTACAGCCACGACTTCGGCGGCGGCACCGTGTTCAAGCAGAACGTGCGCTACGGCACCACCGACATCGACCCGGCGGTCGCGGTCGGCGCCTTCGGCCTGCTCGCCGACCAGCGCACGCTGTTCCGCTACCTGTGGGCGACCGAGGAAGAGTCGAAGAACACCGGCATCGACAACCAGCTGACCTTCGCCTTCAATACCGGTCGCGCCGAGCACACGCTGCTCGCCGGCCTGGACTACCGCGATTCGCGCAACGAGTACGCGCAGGCGTTTGCGTTCACCGCGCCGACGCTGGACATCTTCAACCCGGTCTACGGCAGCCAGATAGTGCCGCCGGACTACACTTCGCGCACCGTGCAGGACCAGGACCAGACCGGCCTGTACATCCAGGACCAGATCAAGCTCGATCGCTGGGTCGTCACCCTCGGCGGGCGCCAGGACTGGGTCGGCACCGACACGCGTGAGCTGATCGGCGGCACCCGCGGCCACCAGAGCGACGACGAGTTCTCCGGTCGCGTCGGCGTCAATTACCTGTTCGACAACGGCCTGGCGCCGTACATCGGCTATTCGCAATCGTTCCAGCCGACGGTGGGCACCGACTTCAACGGCAACGCGTTCGTGCCGACCACCGGCGAGCAGATCGAGGCCGGCGTGAAGTACCAGCCCGCGCACAACCGCGTCCTCGCCACCCTGGCGGTCTATCGCCTGGTGCAGGAAAACACGCTGACCGTCGATCCCAACCACACCCTGTTCTCGGTCCAGCAGGGCGAGACCGAGGTCAATGGCATCGAACTGGAAGGCCGCTGGAACGTCGGCAACGGCTTCAGCGTCTACGGCGCCTACACCTACACCGACTCGGAAGTGACGAAGAGCACCGACCCGCTGTCGCTGGGCAAGGAAATCGCATTGCAGCCCGAGCAGGTGGCTTCGCTCGGCGCCGATTACACGATCACCTCAGGCGCGCTCTCGGGCCTGGGCTTCGGCGGCGGCGTGCGCTACACCGGCGATCACTACGGCGACGCCTACAACCTGTGGCAGACGCCGTCGTACACGCTGTTCGACGCCGCCGTGCACTACGACGTCGGCCAGTGGCGCCTGCAGCTCAACGCCAACAACCTGACCGACAAGGAATACATCAGCGCCTGCAACAGCGCGGCCTGGTGCTACTACGGCTACCCGCGCACGGTCGCCGCGACCGCTCGCTTCAACTGGTAA
- a CDS encoding DUF4286 family protein — translation MSTGGGEVTYEVNLDLDAAIADDYRAWLQAHIVEILALPGFLAATLSQPTEPAAPPGRVLLCVQYTLQDASSLEAYLRDHAPRMRSEGTARFGDSFRAQWRVLDVLERFAPRL, via the coding sequence GTGAGCACGGGCGGCGGCGAGGTCACATACGAGGTCAACCTCGACCTCGATGCCGCGATCGCCGACGACTACCGCGCCTGGCTGCAGGCGCACATCGTCGAGATCCTCGCCCTGCCCGGCTTCCTCGCTGCGACCCTGTCGCAGCCGACGGAGCCGGCGGCGCCCCCGGGACGCGTGCTGCTGTGCGTGCAGTACACGCTGCAGGACGCCAGTTCGCTCGAGGCCTACCTGCGCGACCACGCGCCACGGATGCGCAGCGAAGGCACGGCGCGGTTCGGTGATTCGTTCCGCGCGCAATGGCGGGTGCTGGATGTGCTGGAGCGCTTCGCTCCGCGCTTGTAG
- a CDS encoding DUF3667 domain-containing protein has product MSAKGHEVPSHCENCNAPLAGHYCHDCGQSVVNPVRDAGHALEEVFESFWHLDGRIFRTLRDLIFPGRVANNYLAGQRARYVAPLRLFLVLSVVTFFFAQMVIHVDSGDKANPMVQLEDGVSNNNKNSAKQSKAFAKASSIADVEQIRRKNLADLAEAREAIPAVLLHARKAIDVAVDDVNRAADGRIEAIGREQGMSAEQVTAAKVDGARRAAAAMETAKQNLEKAADLATLQRLREERLAPHHVKLATLPANAAAARRHELNEIRDINIAAGCRAAQLQIADATSTEGDRVRKESEDARIYGDPDCYDRLTLFGSEEPWDEETNPLVIGWAPAFFNHWINRQIAHGRENVSRAQKEPGLWVRALLAAVPSALFLLVPVFALLLKLAYLGSGRLYLEHLVIALYSHAYMCLTMLAFFIVIALDNAISPHWAGFSWIGGTLGTLLWLWLPVYLLLMQKRVYRNGWPVTVLRYLVIGNLYFVLLAFAATFLALASLVRM; this is encoded by the coding sequence ATGAGCGCGAAAGGACACGAAGTTCCCAGCCATTGCGAGAACTGCAATGCGCCCCTTGCTGGCCACTACTGCCATGACTGCGGGCAGTCGGTGGTCAATCCGGTACGCGATGCGGGGCATGCGCTGGAGGAAGTGTTCGAGTCGTTCTGGCACCTCGACGGCCGCATCTTCCGCACCCTGCGCGACCTGATCTTCCCGGGCCGCGTCGCCAACAACTACCTCGCCGGGCAGCGCGCGCGCTACGTCGCGCCGCTGCGCCTGTTCCTGGTGCTGAGCGTGGTGACGTTCTTCTTCGCGCAGATGGTCATCCACGTGGACAGCGGCGACAAGGCCAATCCGATGGTGCAGCTCGAGGATGGTGTCTCGAACAACAACAAGAATTCCGCCAAGCAGTCCAAGGCGTTTGCCAAGGCGAGCAGCATCGCCGACGTCGAACAGATCCGGCGCAAGAACCTGGCCGACCTGGCCGAGGCACGCGAGGCGATCCCGGCGGTGCTGCTGCACGCGCGCAAGGCGATCGATGTTGCCGTTGACGACGTCAACCGCGCCGCCGACGGTCGCATCGAGGCGATCGGCCGCGAGCAGGGCATGAGCGCCGAACAGGTCACGGCGGCCAAGGTCGACGGCGCGCGCCGTGCCGCCGCCGCGATGGAGACGGCGAAGCAGAACCTGGAAAAGGCGGCCGACCTGGCGACGCTGCAACGCCTGCGCGAAGAGCGCCTGGCACCGCACCACGTCAAGCTGGCGACGTTGCCGGCGAATGCCGCGGCCGCTCGCCGCCATGAGCTCAACGAGATCCGCGACATCAACATCGCCGCCGGTTGCCGCGCCGCGCAGTTGCAGATCGCCGACGCGACCAGCACCGAAGGCGACCGCGTGCGCAAGGAATCGGAGGACGCGCGCATCTACGGCGACCCTGACTGCTATGACCGCCTGACCCTGTTCGGCAGCGAGGAACCCTGGGACGAGGAAACCAACCCGCTGGTCATCGGCTGGGCGCCGGCGTTCTTCAATCACTGGATCAACCGCCAGATCGCGCACGGCCGTGAAAACGTCTCTCGCGCACAGAAGGAACCGGGCCTGTGGGTGCGCGCGCTGCTCGCCGCGGTGCCTTCGGCGCTGTTCCTGCTGGTGCCGGTGTTCGCCCTGCTGCTGAAGCTGGCCTACCTGGGTTCGGGTCGCCTGTACCTGGAGCACCTGGTCATCGCCCTCTACAGCCATGCCTACATGTGCCTGACGATGCTGGCGTTCTTCATCGTGATCGCGCTCGACAACGCGATCTCCCCGCACTGGGCCGGCTTCAGCTGGATCGGCGGCACGCTCGGCACGCTGCTGTGGCTGTGGCTGCCGGTCTACCTGCTGCTGATGCAGAAGCGCGTGTACCGCAACGGCTGGCCGGTGACCGTGCTGCGCTACCTGGTGATCGGCAACCTGTACTTCGTGCTGCTCGCCTTCGCCGCCACTTTCCTCGCCCTGGCGAGCCTGGTGCGGATGTGA
- a CDS encoding SDR family oxidoreductase translates to MDPKRWRLDGQLALVTGGSAGIGRAIARELLGFGADVLLAARDSTALDAARSELVEDFPERDIQGFVADVADEEQRRELLDWVEDFGEGLHILVNNAGGNISKVATDYTEDEWRQVFEVNVFSAFELSRYAHPLLTRHAASSIVNVGSVSGMTHVRTGAPYGMSKAAMHQMTRNLAVEWAEDGIRVNAVAPWYIRTRRTSDKLADPDYLDEVLLRTPLGRIGEPEEVAAAVAFLCLPAAGYVTGECIAVDGGFLRYGF, encoded by the coding sequence ATGGACCCGAAGCGTTGGCGCCTGGACGGACAACTGGCCCTGGTCACCGGTGGCAGCGCCGGCATCGGGCGCGCGATCGCGCGCGAACTGCTCGGCTTCGGTGCCGACGTGCTGCTGGCCGCACGCGACTCGACCGCGCTCGACGCCGCACGCAGCGAGCTGGTCGAGGACTTCCCCGAGCGCGACATCCAGGGCTTCGTCGCCGACGTCGCCGACGAGGAACAGCGCCGCGAACTGCTCGACTGGGTCGAGGATTTCGGCGAAGGCCTGCATATCCTGGTCAACAACGCCGGCGGCAACATCAGCAAGGTCGCCACAGATTACACCGAGGACGAGTGGCGGCAGGTGTTCGAGGTGAACGTGTTTTCCGCGTTCGAGCTCTCACGCTATGCGCATCCGTTGCTGACCCGGCATGCCGCGTCGAGCATCGTCAACGTCGGCAGCGTCTCGGGCATGACCCACGTGCGCACCGGCGCGCCGTACGGCATGAGCAAGGCGGCGATGCACCAGATGACGCGCAACCTCGCGGTGGAGTGGGCCGAGGACGGCATCCGCGTCAATGCGGTGGCGCCGTGGTACATCCGCACGCGCCGCACCTCCGACAAGCTCGCCGATCCGGATTACCTCGACGAGGTACTGCTGCGCACGCCGCTGGGGCGCATCGGCGAGCCGGAGGAAGTGGCGGCCGCGGTGGCGTTCCTGTGCCTGCCGGCCGCCGGGTATGTCACCGGCGAGTGCATCGCGGTTGACGGCGGGTTCCTGCGCTACGGGTTCTGA